TTGTGAAGGAGTGAGTATATATTTGCCGCGATCAATTTCTTGAATGCTTCCTTTGCCCTGCAAAACCTTTAATTTTTTTATTATTTGATTTCTGCTGCTAGGATCGTCCAATTGTAATTTTGCGGCAATTTGTTTGTAGTTGAATGCTTGCGAATGATCTTTCCGAAGAATGTTTAATATGGTTTGGGAAAGATTTTCAATTTTATTTGTTTTCTTTTTTCTTTTATTTCTTGGCATACTTAATTTTGTAATTCGGTAAATGTACTACTTCTCATAGAATGACGTGTTTACATTAGGAAAGATTTAGTACCTTGGTTACGTTATTAATTTCTTGGATATGTTGTAATGTAAGGGTTAATTTTTTAAAAATTCAAACTAATGCACACTCTAAATGAAGCATTTTAAAACCATAGCTATTTTTCAATATCCTGCGGAATACGCAATACTTCAGCTTTTGTTTGAACAGGAAGATATACGATACTTTTTTGAAAATGAAACCATGATTAGCGTTTTTCCTTTTTACTCAAATGCAATTGGCGGAATTAGACTTCAAGTTCATTTGGACGATGTGGCCCAAGCGGAAGAAATTATCGCTAACTTAAACTCTTCTTCAGATTTGAAAATAGTTTAATTTTCAATAATACCTTTTCTTCAAATTCATTTTCTCTAAATTTTTTATGTTATCAACATACATTAATATATCATTTGTTTTTTTTAAATTAATTAAAGAAAAATTAGTGATGATTATAGGGTGTTAATATGTACAATAACTTTTTGCAGTTTTATTTTGAAATCTAATTATCGCTATTTAATAATAGGTTATTAACATACAATTAAGAATTAATATCCTTGATTGTAAGCGAATATAAATACTAATTAACAACTGTGAACAACCTATTTTCACACCTATAATTTTATAAGTTTTTAGAAAATTATTGTTTGAAACTGAAAAAATGATGCTAACAAGTACCCCGTAAAAAATGAGTTATAAATTTGGTTTCCCAGAATATTAAAACCTATTGTAAAATTTAATTACATGTGCAATTTTAGTTGTGTTATTTATGCTAACAAATATCAACAATGTTGTTAACTGTAATGTGAAGTTGTGGTTAAGAAATCATTAATTATTTAAAACCAGTAAGTTAATTTTAATTTGTGGCGCTAGGCGTAGCTTTTTATAAAAGAGCATTTATTTTAACAATTTATGGCATTATATAATGTGGGGGAAATTTTCTGAATTCGAATTCATTATCTTTGAAAAAAAAATTAAAACCATGAAGATTTCCATCGGCAACGACCACGCAGGTACAGCGTATAAATTTGAAATTGTGTCCTTTCTCGAAAAGGAAGGCCACTCAGTTATAAACCACGGAACCGACTCTGAATCGAGCGTAGATTATCCAGATTTTGTGCATCCCGTTGCGGCAGATGTTGAAAGTGGAAACGCAGAGTTAGGAATTATTATCTGCGGAAGCGGAAATGGCGCAAATATGACAGCTAATAAACACCAAAAAGTACGCTCTGCTTTATGTTGGACTAAAGAAATTACTGCGCTCGCCCGCCAACATAACGATGCTAATGTATTAAGTATTCCGGCCAGATTTACTAGTAAACCACAAGCTTTGGAAATGGTTAAAACATTTTTAAATACCGAATTTGAAGGGGGACGCCACCAAAATCGCGTAGAAAAAATAGCTTGTATATAAACAGCTTCAATGTCGCATAAGCACGTACATTCACACGATCATTCGCATCCAGATTTAAAAGGGAAAAAACTTTTACTTTCCATTCTTTTAAATATAGGAATTACACTTGCACAAGCAATTGGCGGTGTGGTTTCGGGAAGTTTGTCGTTACTCTCCGATGCGCTCCATAATTTTAGCGACGTTCTGTCTTTGGTGGTAAGTTATATAGCCGATAGATATTCAAAAAAGGATGCTTCGGTTACAAAAACATTTGGATATAAACGCGCCGAAATAATTGCTGCATTTGTAAATTCGGCCACCTTAATTGTGGTAGCAATTTACCTAATTTACGAAGCCGTTATTCGCTTTTATAATCCGCAACCAATTGAAAGCGGCCTCGTTATTTGGCTGGCTATTTTAGGAATTGTTTTTAACGGGTTTAGCGTATTGCTTCTATATAAAGATTCAAAAAGCAATATGAACATGCGCTCGGCCTACTTGCACTTGTTTACCGATATGGCAGCATCGGTAGCTGTTTTAATTGGTGGTTTGCTTATGCAATTTTATCAATGGTATTGGGTAGATAGCCTATTAACCGTTTTAATTGCGCTTTATTTACTTATTATGGGGTACGATTTATTAAAGACTTCATTTAAAGTTTTAATGCTTTTTACACCCGATGATTTAAATTTAGAAGTAATTAATAAAGCAGTTTGTAAAATTCCAGAAATTAAAAATATGCATCACATTCATATCTGGCAATTAAACGAGCAGGAAACACATTTGGAAGCACATATAGATTTTTATAATGATCTTACCCTTTCAGAATTTGACGCCGTATTAGCAAAAGTAGAAGAGTTGCTGTATCACGATTTTGGAATAAACCATGTAACCATTCAACCCGAACATCAAAAAGATGACCCAAAAGACATTATTGTTCAAGATTGATTTTATTAAAAAAATATGGAATTTAATGTAAAGAATTTTGAAGAATTAAGCCGAAAGGAGCTATACGAAATTTTGCAATTGCGAAGTGAAATTTTTGTAGTGGAACAAGATTGCGTTTATCAGGATATTGATGGAAAAGACCAACGTGCGTTGCACATAATGGGCTGGGAAAACGATATTTTAGTAACCTATGCACGCTGCTTTCAAGCTGGAGATTATTTTGATGAAGCTTCTATTGGTAGGGTTTTGGTACGCGAAAATTATCGTAAATTGGGGTACGGTCATCAAATTACCGATGCTGCCATAAAAGCTATTGTTGAAAAATATAAAGCCGATACTATAAAAATATCGGCGCAAATATATTTAGTAATGTTTTATGAAAGTCACGGTTTTAAAACCATTGGTGATAGATATATGGAAGATGGTATTCCACATATAGCAATGATTAGAGAATGATTAAAGCTTTATAAGATTTTTTTCTAGATTTAGATCTTTTAGCATTTCATCGGTAAATTTATAATGCCCACGGCGAGTTATTATTTTAAAACGCTGGTTTCGCATACGTGTTAAAGTATCTAAAAATTGCCATTTCGATTTTAATAATCTTGGCTTTGCAGATTTTAAACTAATTTCAAAATAGTGCTTAATGCCTGCGCGCTCCGCTACAATATCTGGGGTAATTACCACATCGCTATCTTTTTTAAGATAGGATTTTGGAGTTTCATATCCTTCCACATCTGCTTGAATGTGTTCAAAACCCCGGTTCTCTAAATAAGTCACGGATTCTTTAAGAATCGCTTTGTTTTCTTCTCTTTCTGAATGTACCATAACCGCTAAATTACAATATCATTGATAAACAGTGAGTTAAGTTTATGTTAACCGGAAAGCAGATGGTGTTAATTTATTTTTTATACCGAATTGATTTATCAAAAGGAAGTCTTAATTGATGTAAAATATCCTCATCATTTTTATGGTCTGCAATGTCTAAACCATATTTTATTTCTGATGTATCTGCGTAGATAAATGTACCAAATAAACGATCCCAAATAGAAAGCATATTGCCGAAATTGCTATCTGTCCAAGGCATTTTATAATGGTGATGAAATTTATGCATATTTGGAGTTACAATTATATAGCTAAGTAGGCGATCTACCTGCTTCGGAAGCGAAATATTGGCGTGGGTAAAATAGGTAAAAAGCACACTTAAAATTCTGTAAAAAAGATAAAAAGCAATTGGCATTCCCATGATAATTACAGCAATTAATGCGAAAGTTTCACGAATAATAAAATCAAACGGATGATGCCTGGTGCCTGTAGTAACGTCCACATTTTTATCGGAGTGGTGTACAGTGTGCAAGCGCCACATCCACTTTACTTTGTGAAGTAAATAATGCACAAAATATTGCGCAATTAGATCCAACACCATAATTGAAAGCAACAATTCCAACCAAATTGGAGCATCAAAAAGTGGAAGCAACCCAAAGTTAGAATGGTTTAACCACAAAAAAATACTTACAGTTGCAATTCCGAAAACTACATTTATAAGCATTACAAACACAAGCAAAATGAAGTTGGTTTTTGCATGGCGCCATTTGTTGTATTTGGTAAAAACGAGTTTGTAATAGCCTTCAAGAATCCAGAAAACGGTAAGGACAAAAAACACCCAACCAGCTTTCATCCAAACGGGCATTGTTTCGAAGAAGATTAAGAAGGATTGCATACTAAGTTCTTAAAGGAAATTTTTAGTATTTGTTGTTTATATAGTTCATTCTTAAAGGTGATTTTGTTTGTGCTCAAGCCGACAAAATATTACTTCAAAATTTTCCCATACCGTCCAGCATCATTTAAAACGGAAACCGCTTCTAATATTTCCGGATTGTGATTAATTTGATAATTATACAAACCTTCGCGGTAGAAATAGCGTTTTAATATTTCATCGGTCAGAAGCGATTCTATTTCTACTTTTTTATCGAGTATGGCTTTGTCTTTTGCATTGTCAATGGCAGCCATAAGTTGTTTGTAGCTTGTTGAAATATCCTTGCTTAAATCGTCGTTTTCTGCAACTTTTAATCCTTCAGAAAATTTCTTTTCTGTTTCTGTTTCGTATTCAAAATTGTTTTCTTTTAGAAACTTTAGAAAATCCTGAAAATCTGCTTCACTGAATTTAAAGTTTTTCCAATCTGCTAATTGATGATTATAATAGTATTTTGTGGCATAATCAAAAATGGCATTGTCTTTTAAAAGTGCTGTGGTTATTGAACTGAATGCTGCGGATTTTAATTCAATATCTGGTAAAATGCCACCGCCATCGTAAACGGTTCTGCCGCCTTTGGTTTTAAAGGCGTTGTACTCTTTTAAATCCTTACGAACGGGATCGCCGTTCTCGTCGCGGTGCCAATAATCTAATGCTTGAATACAACGACCGCTGGGGGTATAATAGCGCGAAATAGTAACTTTTAATTGGGTACCGTAGGTTAATTTCTTTGGTCGTTGCACCAATCCTTTTCCAAAACTGCGCGCTCCAACAATAACGGCCCGATCTAAATCTTGCAAACCGCCGGAAACTATTTCGCTGGCAGATGCACTTCTTCCATTAACTAAAACTACCAGTGGAATTTCAGTATCTATGGGATCGTATTTGGTTTTGTAAACTTGGTTGTATTTTTCAATTACAGATTTTGTAGTGGTAATTACTTCACCTTTATCCACAAATAGGTTCACTATATTTATTGCTTCACTCAGTAATCCTCCCGGATTTCCGCGAAGATCCAAAATAATTTTTTTGGCTCCCTGCGATTTTAAATCAACTAATGCAGCTTTTGTTTCTGTAGTCGTTTTTCGATTAAATTGTGAAAGTACGATATACCCAATATCATTTTTTATTAATTTGTAGAAGGGAACCGCTTTAATTTCTACTGCCTCGCGAGTAATAGTTGTAGTGGCAGTTTTACCTTGGCGTTTATAAGTTACAGCTACTTTTGAGCCCGGTGTACCTTTTAATAATTCGCCTGCATCGTCCTGTAAATCGGCAATAGTTATATCGCCAATTTTTACAATTTCGTCACCGGCTTTTAAACCTGCTTTATCGGCTGGATAATCTTTATAAGGCTCAACAATTATAATTTTATCCTTTCTACTTTGCGCAATGGCACCAATACCTGTGTAGGTGCCCGAATTATTGATTTTAGCGTCTTCTACCTGCTGTTCGTTCCAATAGACTGTGTATGGGTCTAAATCTTCGAGCATGCCCTTAATAGCCTTGTCCATAAGTGTGGCGGGGGTAACCTCGTCCACATAATTCATATTTAACTCTTTATAGAGGGTAGTAAAGATTTCAATTTGTTTTGCAATTTCGAAAAAATCACTTTTAAAACTTACCGTGGTAAAAAATATACCAATGGCCACTATGGGTATTAAAATTCTTTTTTTCATTTTGTTGAAAATTTAAATATTCGGTCAGGTTACAACCTTAAAAATCTTTAGTAAAAGTATTAATTGCAAGATCAGAGATAAAATATACCGCTTTCTATTTGTTTACCTTTTTTCGTTTTAGAAATTTACGAAGAACAAAAATTACAATTATTGCAACGAGGAATAAGGGCCAAAGGTATAAAACGCCTAAGAAAAATACCGAAATACCGTTCCAACCTCCTTGAAGGGCATTTTTTATTTTTTGTCCGTAAGACTGAGTAATACCTGTATCGGCGGTAGTTTTATAAAATTCTACGATTACCGTACTCATGGAAACTTGTGTTTGGAGGTATTGCAAACGCCCTTGTTTTGCTTCAATTTCTTCACGAATATTTGAAAGTTCGCGTTCTATTTCCAGCATTTCCTTTACACTGTTTGCTTTTTTTAGCAACTCCAAATATCGGTTTTCTAAAGTGCGTTTTGCCTTTAAGCGTGCTTCCAGATCTACAAATTCTTCAGAAACATCTTGCCTACTTATATCGCGATGATCAAAATAAGCTACCCCTTCAGATATCCCGTCAATAAAAGATTGAAAGTTTTCTGTAGGTACGCGAACCACAATATTTTTATAGATTCGATTGTAATCTTTTCCGCTGTTGTCGCTTTGCACCAAACCTTTGTATTGCGATGCCAGATTAATAATTTTTTGGTGTGTTGCCTCAACGTCTTTTGTTTCGAAGGCTAATCGTGCAGTTTTAATAATTTTTTGCTCATCGAGCTCCGGTGTGGCTATATCTTCAGAAACATTTTCTATACCGGCCATTGAAGCTTCGGCTTCAAAATTGTTGTCTGAACCGCTATTTGTACATCCCAGAACAAATAATAAAAATATTGTGCTAACTATTTTCATCCCTTAATTTTTTAAGCAGCATTACCATTGCTCTTTCAAGTTGGGCGTACTGCGGTTTAACTTTGCCTAAATATAGAAAAAGCATTACAAATTTCTTGCCGTTAATTTCCTTAAATATATGTTTATTAAGACGGTATGCTTCGCGAAGCTGTCGTTTTGCCTTATTGCGATCTACCGCAGATTTAAAATTGCGTTTGGGAACGGCAAATGCTGCCAGGGATGTTTTTAAATTTTCTTTCGGAAGAAAAAATACTTTTATAGGATAACTGGAATGTGTTTTTCCGTCCGAAAACAATGTTTCAATTGTTTTGGAACTCTTTAGTTTTTCGCTCTTCGGAAATTTTTGATTCACACGGTAAATATAAAAAAGAAAGACCTAACAGGTTTTAGATTCTGTTAGGTCTGTGTAAGATATTAATTTCTTTTTTTACGATTAGGGATTTCTTTCCCAAATATTATTATCCTGATTAATATCTGCCATTCTGCGTGTGGCATCAATCATCATATTTTTTACTTTTTTCCCATTTTTAATTTCAAATGTATAGGTGGGATAAGCCCAAGCCCAATCTGCTAAAACAGTACGTTTTAAATCTGTAAACGGATTTGGTTTTTCATTCCACGTCATACGCAATGGAATGTAAAACAACTCCTGCGTGCCATCTTCATAAGTTACATAAAGGTCTATAGGCATTGGCATTAAACCAATTCTTTCTAAAGTAATTTTTGTATTATCCGTTTCATTTTCAACAGATTTTATACCATAATCTATTGTATTTGTAGTTTGTGTCCAATCTGTTAAATACCAATTTAGTTTAAAACCGGAAACCTTTTCGGCCGTGCGAATAAAATCTGTTGGCGTAGGGTGTTTAAATTTAAAATCTGAATAAAAACGCTTTAAGGTCTTAGATAGATTTTCTGGGCCAATAACGTACCCTAATTGAGTTAAAAATACCGAACCTTTGCTATACGCATTTACGCCATACGCACGGTTGGTTGCATATCTGTCTGCATGTGTAGATAGAGGTTGTTCATTGCCACTAGTGGCCATGTAAAAGTAACTTCTGTACGAACCTGCGTGCGGATTTGGTTTATTTTCTTCCATCACATAATTCATTGCCTCATCGGATATGTATGAGGTAAAACCTTCATCCATCCACTCGTGTTTTAGTTCGTTGGTTGCCAAAACAAACTGAAACCAAGAATGTGCCAACTCGTGAGCAGTTACACCAACTAAACTTCCAAACTCCCGATTGCCAGTAATCATGGTACTCATAGCGTATTCCATACCACCATCGCCGCCTTGAATTACCGAGTATTGTTCGTAGGGATATTGGCCTATCTGTTCGTTAAAAAACTGCATTAGAGCAGCTGTTTTTGGTTGTAGATTTTTCCAGTTCTCAGCAATTTCAGGATCATTTTTATAGAAAAAATGAAGTGTTACTCCGTTTGGCCCCGGATAGGTATCGTGTACATATTGGTTATCTGCTGCCCAAGCAAAGTCATGTACATCTGGTGCTAAAAAGTGCCAAGTGTATTTTCCTTTTTTTGGTTTCATCCATTTTTGGCCTGGTTCTGTGTAGCCGTGGCCAACTTCGGCAGGGTTTTGTAAATAACCTGTTCCGCCAATAGTGTAATCTGCATCAATTGTAATTGTCACATCAAAATTACCCCATACTCCGTGAAACTCGCGACCAATGTACGGATCGGCGTGCCAACCTTCAAAGTCGTACTCAGCTAGTTTGGGATACCATTGGGTCATCGTAAGCGCTATGCCTTCAGAACTATCGCGTCCTGAACGGCGTACTTGCAAGGGCACCTGTGCATCCCACTCCATATTAAAAACGGTACTTCCGCCGGGCAAAATAGGTTCGTTTAAAACTACTTCCATTACCGTTCCTTTAATTGTATACTTAGCGGCAACGTTATTTTGTGTAAATAAGTTTGGTTTTATGTAGCCAATTTCATCCGGTGTAAGTTTCGAAATTCTATCTGTAACGCGGCTATCAGGATCGGCAATTGTGCGTGATCGTACATCCATTTCGCTGCCAGGTTGAAATGCATTAAAGTAAAGATGATAATAAACTTTGGTTAAGGTATCGGGCGAATTGTTTGTATATTTTAATTCCTGGGTGCCTTGGTATTGAAAATTTTTCACGTTCATCTGAACGTCCATTTTATAATCTACTTCCTGCTGCCAATAGCACGGATTATTTTGTGCTGAAGCCGAAATGATTACGGCTATAAAAAAAATTACACTTAAAAATTGCTTCATTATTTAGACATTTTATCTGCCATAATTAAGGCGTTATACATATTTACCATTTTACCAGATTTTGAAATATTTGAGAAAGACTCCGTATTTGAAACTTCCCCGCCCAAAATAACATTAGTTTTTACCGAAAGGCCGCTATCCATTAATATTTGTTTTACTTGTGCAGCTGTTAGATTTGGGTAGTAAGATCTAATCATTGCGGCAACACCGGCAACTTCGGGAGATGCCATTGAGGTTCCCTGCAAAAATTCATATGTATTTAAAGGGGTTGTTGCCCAAATTTTTACACCGGGAGCAAAAACATCTACATTGGTTTTTCCGTAATTTGAAAAGTTTGCAACCAATTCACTACCATACTCATAATTAAGTGCACCAACGGTTAAAAATGAATCGGCAATTTCTGGTTGGTTATCAATCTGATCGTTCGGGTAAACATTTACAGTATCTAAATCAAGACCGTCGTTTCCAGCGGCATTCACAATTAATACATCTTTTGAGGCCGCATATTTTATAGCGTCGTACACCCAATCTGCGTGTGGCGAATAATATTTTCCGAAACTAGTATTTAGTACCTTAGCGCCATTATCTACGGCATATCTAATTGCCAATGCAATATCTTTGTCGTACTCATCGCCATCCGGTACTGCTCGTACAGCCATTATTTGCACATTGTTAGCTACGCCATCCATACCAATCCCGTTGTGGCGTTCAGCGGCAATTATACCTGCAACGTGGGTTCCGTGTTTTACGTTTTCGCGCGTTGGGTCTGGACCAGCTACATTATTGTCGCCGTAAACATTGTCTGTAATATCGTCGGGATTATCGCCTAACACAGCCCGGAAATCTTTGGTCATACTAAAATTATCTTCCAGTCTGTCATTAAAATATTTTATTCCTGCTTCAAGTTCCTTTAAAACTTCAGGAACTGAATCGGCAAAATTTAACATTTGGTCTAGCATGGCTATTTGGTGCTGTTCCTGTGGCGAAGGATTTTTTATATCCGCTAAATCTTCTTTTGAATAATCTTCTTTTCCAAGTTTCTGAGCAATTGCTTGATGTGTAGGCTTTAACTGCGCAATAATTTGCTCATACCGCTCTTTATTAGTTGAAATTTCTGAAAATTCCTTTTCGTATTCGGCCATTGCTTTTTGATAGATTGCAAAATCTTCACGATCTGCAGCACTTATTGAAGATTCGCTCTTACCTTCAAATTTTGGTTTAAATTTTCTGATGATACGTACATATTCCATGTTTTCACCAATAATATCGCCAATAAAATTCCAACCGTGTACATCATCAATGTAACCGTTGTTATCGTCGTCTATTCCGTTGCCGGGTATTTCACCAGGATTGGTCCATAGTACATTTTTAAGGTCTTCGTGGTCAATATCTACCCCGCTATCTATAACGCCTACAATTACAGTTGTGCCTTTGCGTTTTTTGATTATTTGGTTGTAAGCTTTATTTACGCTCATCCCCGGAACGGTGTCTTTTACCAAATCCATCGCTGGCCAATTTTTTAATTGTGCCTCGGTAAGCGGAACTATTTTTAAAGGGATTGCATCAATGTTTTCTATTGGGGTGGCAACAATTGCCGAGCTACTGCCACAGCTTGCCATAGAGGCTGCTATTACTACAGCCAAAAGAGAGTTTCTAAAGATTTTCATTTTAAAAATAAGAGTTAATTAAAAAATTCGTTAAGTGAGAATGTTTCGTTTAGCCGAACACCTTTATCGGTGTTTTTTACGGTAATTATCGGATTGTGTGCATCGTGTTCCAAAAATAGATAGAAATTATTTTCGGCAGCTTTATCCAAAAATTTTTCTTTTTCTGGAAGCGTTAGCAATGGTCGTGTATCGTAGCCCATAACAAACGGAAGTGGTAAATGACCTGCTGTGGGCAATAAATCTGCCATAAAAACCAGCGTTTTTCCTTTGTATTCTATATGCGGAATCATTTGCTTATCTGTGTGTCCGTCTACAAATAGAATTCCAAAATCCAATTCGTTGGCTGTTGCAAAATCTGTATTGGGTTGTGCCACAAACTTTAACTGTCCGCTTTCTTGCATCGGCATTATATTTTCCTTTAAAAAAGAAGCCTGCTCGCGTCGGTTTGGTTGCGTAGCCCACTGCCAGTGATCTTTATTGCTCCAGAAAGTTGCATTTTTAAAAGCTGGTTCATACCCTGTGCGATCTTTGTTCCATTGTACACTGCCACCGCAATGGTCAAAATGTAAATGGGTCATAAAAACATCGGTAATGTCGTCGCGATGAAAACCGTACTTTTTTAATGAATTGTCTAGGTTGTAATCGCCCCAACGGTAATAATAGCCAAAAAACTTTTCGCTTTGCTTATTGCCCATCCCGGTATCAATTAAGGTTAACCTATCGCCATTTTTAATGAGAAGACAGCGCGCGGCAATGTCTATCATATTATTGGCATCTGCAGGATTGGTTCTGGTCCAGAGGGTTTTAGGCACAACACCGAACATGGCACCACCATCTAATTTAAAATTGCCGGATTCAATAGGAAATAATTGCATAATCTGAAGAAATGAGTCGCAAATTAGCAAAAGCGTTACAGACCAAAGACGAAGTATAAATTAATTATACTATTTTTAACAAATTATTATTTTTTCGTAGCGTCGAAAAAGTTTTAATTTGCCTAAACCCCGATTGAATGGTAGAACTTGCAGGAATTATAATTTTAGGAATTTTGGCCCAATGGGTTGCATGGAAATTTAAAATACCCGCTATTTTACCTTTAATTTTAATTGGGCTGCTGGTAGGCCCGCTTTCTACGTTTTTCACTGAAGATGGAAGACAATGGCTTCAACCTATTTGGAATGGCGATAAAGGTCTTTTTCCGGGAGAAAATCTTTTCTATTTTGTTTCTTTGGCTGTAGGAATTATTCTTTTTGAAGGGGGATTAACGCTTAAAAGAGAAGAAATTTCGAAAGTAGGCTCTGCAATTGGCAAACTTATAAGCATAGGTGCTGCCATTACTTTTATTGGTGCCGGTGTGGCTGCCCACTACGTATTCGGGCTAAACTGGCGAATTGCTTTCCTTTTTTCAGCTTTAATAATTGTAACCGGCCCCACTGTAATTACGCCAATTTTGAGGAATATCCCACTTAAAAAAGATGTGGCCGCCGTACTTAGATGGGAA
This region of Aequorivita marisscotiae genomic DNA includes:
- a CDS encoding MBL fold metallo-hydrolase, with amino-acid sequence MQLFPIESGNFKLDGGAMFGVVPKTLWTRTNPADANNMIDIAARCLLIKNGDRLTLIDTGMGNKQSEKFFGYYYRWGDYNLDNSLKKYGFHRDDITDVFMTHLHFDHCGGSVQWNKDRTGYEPAFKNATFWSNKDHWQWATQPNRREQASFLKENIMPMQESGQLKFVAQPNTDFATANELDFGILFVDGHTDKQMIPHIEYKGKTLVFMADLLPTAGHLPLPFVMGYDTRPLLTLPEKEKFLDKAAENNFYLFLEHDAHNPIITVKNTDKGVRLNETFSLNEFFN